CGTTAAACCATTCCGCATCTCGATGCGATATTTGTCCGCTCTGAATGTTGATCCAAACTCCACGGAGGTCATCATCCGATATCAGATGTGACACGCCATTCACCGAAATGGCAACTTCTCCAGTAGGCGTAACAATCGCCTCGTAATCCAAGCCATCCAGTATGCTGCGCCGCTTGCCTTGGTCGGAAGCTAGCTGATTGGATATGCTGTCCTTGAAGTCGTCGAAATTTGTTGGTCGATGGTACGATTCATCGGGAATCGCAAAGTGCTCTGGAATTACTTGATGTCCATCAAGCCCATGGATGTAAATTGGAATAGGCAGGGGGTCGAGGTAGTGCTCCATTACTGGCCTCACTGTTTCCCAATCTAATCCTCCATTTCCGCAACCTAATCTTGGAAAGGATATACTCGTTATGCCTTTTTCCCGAAATGTTCCGGCGAACTTGTCCAAGCCCGCCTCGATCCATTCGATCTTGGACGGGCCTTTCCAATGATTCTTCGTTGGGAAATTCAAGATCCAAGGCACACTCTGGCGCCAAAGCCATAGTTTTCCAGGGGTGAGCAGTTTTTTATCGCAGATTTCTTTATACGCGAGGAACATTTCTGGTTCTCGCTTTTTGAATTCCTTCGCGATGCCTTTACCCATCACACCAACGCAGTTAACAGTGTTAACCAAAGTTTGAGCATCGGATGTAAATATATCAGACCTACGGTAGTTGATCATTTTCTCTCGCGGTTGTGGCAGGGCTTCAAAAGGCAGACCACGGATAGGTAGCAACCTGACGGATCTACGACGCAGCCTAGAAGCGCCGGAGGGCTGTATCGGTCCTATCACACATGCTGCTGACGGCGCATCACGCACTCATTACTATGTTAAGTCATTGCGATTAGTCAAAAGTTTCCGCGGCACTCTTTGCTTTTCTGCAGCGACAGCGCAAGAAGCAGTTGGGCATTTACCTTATGTCGTAATGTGAGCGGTCGCTTCACGCAACAGATTGTAGGAAAATCTTGGCGTCAGGCAGGGCGCGCGCATGTCTTCGTGGCGATATTTGTGGGCTGAGGGATGCGTTAGGGTGCCGTTACCCCATCAGGGTCGCACGCTAAGCGTCGCCTTCTGGGCACTCCTTGCGAACAGGTAAGTTGCCTAGTATCGCTACCTGCGCTCGCCGAGCTCGTCCGGGGAGGACCTTGTTGTCAGCTAGCTGCCCACCGCTGCCGTTCGTCGTCCAGGGCGCAGCGAATGACGGCTCTCCGCCCTGCCGACCTCGGGTCGTTGGAAATGCTGCGGCGAGGATGATGGCCGCTTCGGCGACGCTGCGCTGCGGCACCGGCGGTCGCTTCGAACGGCCGGATTGGGCCGGGTAGAGATGGGCGCGCCCATGCTGCAGGTGTGAAATCCCCTGCGAGCAACGCGGTCAGTTACGGACTCCGAGCGGGCTCGCGGCGGCGCAGAAAAAATCTCGGCATTGGTCCGCTCCGCGCGCGCGCTTCAAGACCTCAATCTCGGGCGACAGCTGAGGAAATGTCATGGGAGGTCCGGTCCCACAGACTTGCGCGCGCGGATCGATCAGTGGAGCATCTCCGTTGATCCTGAGAGCAGCCGGGCCAGGTCAGCGATGATAGCTGTCTCCTGCATCTGCGCGACGTTGAACCGCATGAGGCCACCGCAGTTCTGAGACACGCTGAAGGCATTGCCGGGCGCGAGTACGATCCCGTCCTCCCAGGCTGCGCGGGTCAGAGCCGCGCCATCGATGCCATCCGGCAGGCGGCACCAGAGGAAGACCCCGGCCTCGGGCATGTACCAGGGCGTGATGCCGATGTCTTTCAGTTGGGGGATCAGCGCGTTCATTGCCCCTGAGAGCCGATTGCGCATGGTCTGCACATGCCGCCGGTAGCTGCCTTCCTTCAGCAGGAGCAGCAAAAGTTCGGCCGACATGGCGCCCCCGCCGAAGGAGGTGGCGAGCTTCAGGTCCACAAGTGCGTCGGCCCACTCCGTACGGGCCGCGATGTAGCCGCAGCGGATCGAGGCAGAGAGCGTCTTGGAGAAACTGCCGATCTGCACAACCCGCTGCAACCCGTCGAAGGCCGCCAGGCGCGGGGCAGGGCGCTCCTCGAAATCGGCGAAGATGTCGTCCTCGACGATCAGCAGATCATGCGCCTCGGCCAGCCGTAGGATGCGGTGACAGGTGACGGGCGAGATTACAGTGCCGGTCGGATTGTGGGGGCCGGAATTGGTGATGTAGAGCCGCGGGCGATGCTCCTTGAGCGCGGCCTCGAAGGCATCGAGGTCAGGCCCGGCTGGCGTGCGCGGCACGCCAATGGCCTCGACACGATGCGCGCGGAAGAGCGCGAGGAAGTTGAAGTAGCACGGATCATCGATCAGCACCCGATCGCCTGGCTCGAGCAGCAGTCGGCATACGAGATCGAGCGCCTGCGTCCCACTCTCGGTCAGCATGATCTGGTCCGGGTACGCTTCGACGCCGCTGTCGGCCATGCGCACGGACAACAGGCCGCGCAGCTCTGGCAGACCCAGCGGCGTGCCGTATTCGGTGAGCCCCGCCTCGGGGGCGCGGGCGAGGCTGCGCAGGGCGCGCCGGATCTCCTCCTGAGGCATCCAGCTGCTTGGCAGCCAGCCGCAGCCGGGGTTGGCGCGAATGTGGCGGCTCTCAAGGGCCTGCCGGGTGATGCGCAGCGGGTCGATCTCGCGCGCCAGGGCTGGACCGCTGTCGCTCAGCGAGAAGGGCGGCAGATGCCCGGCCACGTAGAACCCGGATCCGCGGCGCGATTGCACGATCCCCTCGGCGACCAGCCGGTCATAGGCCTCGACTACGGTCGAGCGGGACACCCCCAACTGATCGGCAAGCTGCCGGATCGAGGGCAGCTTCGTGCCGGGCGCGGCCTTGCGACCTGCGATCCGCGTGCGCAGGGCCTCCATGACCTGCTCGACAAGGGTCTGACCGTCGGTCCGGGAAAGCGTCAGCCCATCCATGTGTACTGCTCATCCAATCAATACAGTTTGGTGAAACTGTATGGCATTGTCCCTGTCGCGACCAGAGCCCTGGCGGCATTCTGATTGGACTGTTCAGCCCTTGAGGATCCCATGCCCCGCTTTTCCGTTCCCATCCTTGCGCTCTGCCTCTTCGCCGTGACCTTTGCTGTCAACCTGCAGGCGCCGCTCTACCCGGCCTATGTCGCCTCGAGCGGGTTTGGCGCGATGGCGGCGACCGTGGCCTTTGCCGCTTATGTGGCAGGCCTCATGCCGACGCTGATCTTCTTGGGGGGGCTGTCGGACAGGATCGGACGAAAGGTGCCGGTGGTTTCCGCCCTCCTGCTGAGCGGTGGAGCGACGCTGCTGCTCGCCCTGTCTCCGGGATGGGTGCAGCTGGTCATCGCGCGGGTGCTGCTGGGGGCCGGTACTGGCCTCGCCACGACGTCGGGGACCGCCTACATGACCGAGCTGATGGGCGAGGCGCGCGCAAAGCAGGCGGCGCTGATGGTGACCTCGGCCACCTCTCTCGGCTTCGGCGGTGGCGCGCTTGCCACCGGTCTGAGCCTGATGGCACAGGGTCCGAGCTTTGCCCCCGCGAGCTTCTGGCTGCTACTGCTCGCGGTTCCTGTGCTGGTCCTGGCAAGCCTGTCCCTGCCGCGTGCATGGGTGCCGCATCATGTGTCGATGCTGCGCTTGCCGGTCTTCCCCGCGGGCAGCGCGCCCTATGGCATCGCAATGGGGCTGAGCTGGGCCTCCACCGGCATGACCATCGCTGTGGTGCCGCTGCTGCTCGACAGGCATGGACTGGGCGCTTGGTCCGGTCCGGTGATCTTTCTCGCGCTCTTCATCGGGTTTCTCTGCCAGCCTCTGGCGCGGCGCATGAGCAATCCACGCGCCCTGCGCCTGGGTCTTTGCCTGATCCCGCTCGGCTTTGCCGGCCTGCTTTCCGGCGCGGCGCTGCAGTCGATCCCTCTGATCCTGCTGGGCACGGCGCTCACGAGTGCATCCAGCTATGGCTTCACCTATCTCTCCTCCCTGTCGGAGGTCTCTATGCTGGCCCCCGGGAGCCGCGCGCGCGCCACGGCCGGGCTCTTCGTCTATGCCTACTGGGGCTTCTCCATCCCGGTGATCGCGGCCGGCGGTCTCGCGGATCGGATCGGCCTCGTCCCGGCCATGGCGGTCTTCTTCGTCGCTCAGCTTGTCTGTCTCGCGGCACTCGTTTTCGCAGAGCGCAGCCGGAGCACACAGCGGGTCAGGGCGGCGGTATGATCCCCGCAACGTCTCCGCGCTTTCATCCCCAGCGACAGTGGGTAGGCCTGTGGATAAAGCGTCGGGTGGGCCTTGCTGAGCTCGGCCGGTCCTGCTGTGCCTGAAAATTGGGCACCTGCGCTGAGCGCGCCAGAGACAGGCACTAGGCGCCGCCGGTTCCAGGGTTGTCTTAGCGCTTGCTACATCGTCGGTCAGGCTTGAGCTAGAAAGCTCGCACGGAGCGATCAGGAAAAGGGAGATGCCGTTCCGCGCTGGTGGCTGGAACGGGTCAGTACTGAAGCTGCAGGACGTTTAGGTCGGGCTTTCATTGGGGTGACAAGATGCGGCCGAACCGAGACTCCTGGAGAGAGCATTCGTGTCGGTCTTGTCGCCGATGTAGTGGAAGAGTTTTTCGTGCTTCACGGACGAATGGTCTCGCGCCTCGCGGTGAGGTACATCAAGATCATGACCAAGAAGCGTTCCTCCATCGGTGACGACAGCCAACACTGGGTGGGGCTCGAACAGCGGCTACCAGAGTGTGGTGTTGCGTCGATCTTCCCGACGGATGCAGAGTGCCGAGATCGGCTCGCCACGGTTCGTTGGCCCGCCGGGGTCACGTGCCTGAAGTGTGCTTCGAAAGACATCGGGTTTCTCGAGGCGCGAAAAACCTACCACTGCCGGAATTGCCGGTACCAGTTCACGGTGCTGACTGGCACGGCGCTCCACGCGAGTAAGTTGTCTCCGCAGCTCTGGTTCGATGCAGCGCAAGAGTACGTCCGCTGGCGTGCCAAGGTCCCCGGGCGGGATTTTGGTCTGCAAGCCCTCGAGGAGTACCTCGGTGTTGCCTATACGACGGCCCGTAAAGTCCGTGGGATCCTGCGGGAGGACTTGTCGCCTGAGGGGGCGGGGCTGCTTGCGAGCTGCATCTGCATGGAGGCCTGAGGCATCCTGTTGTTCGCTGGATGAAATTTCCGACGTCACCCTCTGCAACTCTCCTCCCCACCCTGTAGCTGCGCGGCACTTTGACAGCACGTCGCGACTGTGATGCATCGTTGAGTTTTCTATACATGGAAGTTCGCCCCAAAATGTACCCGGGCCAAATTTTTGCGCTTACGTCGAAAATGTCAGGGGGTGACGCTGGTCGTCAGGTGGACGCGGCGCATAGCCTCAAGGACAAGGATGCAAAAGTGATCTGCGAAGGGCAGTGTAACCGAGAAAATCGCAAGTACCTGATAAAGATAGAAAAATAGACTCGGTGTGGATCGATGTGCTTTAATCGAGAATGATCTGCGAGTCGTGACTGAACACGACACCGCTGACATGAAGCACCTTTCTGATCGGATGTGGAAAAGCTCCCATCCGAAAGCATCGAGCAGAACAAGAATGTCGCCAGATATGGTGACAACAGGACCAAGACAGTTCTGAACGAAGCAGAGCCATGTGGAAGGTTCCACATGCGAAACAGAGAGAGGGCCAGCCAAACTGCCGATTACACCTGATCCAGCGCAGGGCGCTTAGGGCTCTGACCTGAGGGGACGCGACGCTGCTGATCGACGTAGGACAGCGATAAAGTAGTCGAGCTGACCTCCTTGCACAAGTTCGCCGCGGACATCCGTTGGCGAAACTAACCCGTTCGCATTCTGCGCAACGGGCCGGTGCCTTGCATCCATCTCCAATCTTCGCCCGACAGGGCGACTCACCGCCACCCCGCGTGCCGTGATTGCCGGCGCGAACAAGGAAGTCATGCCATGCGAAACAACGCACTGGAAATCGCCGCCGATCACCCTCATGCAGGCCTGCCTCACCTCTGGCAAGCAACCTTCGCACCGCCGCCACTCGCCGATCCGGAAGATCCCCACAAGATCATTCGCACCCGCCTCAAGAAGGCTGATATCGGCAAGTCGAGCGGGACCTGCAGAGTTGCGTTCCTGACACGCTTGCACCGCCGGGCTGCCGTTCAGGAATTTTGGTGTGCGTCTTTCGAGGAAGCGCAAGTCTACCTCAACATCGCGGGCCATCCGGACGTGATCAATTTCAAGGAACAGCTGACGACCGTGCCATTTCGGAACCTGGAGGGCCGAGATACCTTCACTCGCGTTGATGCCCATGTGCTGCTGCGCAATGGGGAAGAGGTCTTGGTTTCCGTCAAGTACGACGAAAAAGCCCGGCGGAAGACCTATCTGCAGGAAGTGGAGAATATTGCGGTCCAAACGCCGGTCGAGGTGGCCGACCGGTTCGCAGTGGCGTCACGCTATCTCTTTCATCCAAACCACCGCTCTTCTGTCGAAGCCATTCACAAGGCACGCCGAGGCTGGGACCCCGAAGCCGACGAGGCCGTACTCGAGATCGCCAAGCATCTTGG
This portion of the Salipiger sp. CCB-MM3 genome encodes:
- a CDS encoding macro domain-containing protein gives rise to the protein MINYRRSDIFTSDAQTLVNTVNCVGVMGKGIAKEFKKREPEMFLAYKEICDKKLLTPGKLWLWRQSVPWILNFPTKNHWKGPSKIEWIEAGLDKFAGTFREKGITSISFPRLGCGNGGLDWETVRPVMEHYLDPLPIPIYIHGLDGHQVIPEHFAIPDESYHRPTNFDDFKDSISNQLASDQGKRRSILDGLDYEAIVTPTGEVAISVNGVSHLISDDDLRGVWINIQSGQISHRDAEWFNADLRGCFIDVLARLPFTSASVLTKSGEDVLSVSFAQGASQTATSPDQISFV
- a CDS encoding aminotransferase-like domain-containing protein, with the protein product MDGLTLSRTDGQTLVEQVMEALRTRIAGRKAAPGTKLPSIRQLADQLGVSRSTVVEAYDRLVAEGIVQSRRGSGFYVAGHLPPFSLSDSGPALAREIDPLRITRQALESRHIRANPGCGWLPSSWMPQEEIRRALRSLARAPEAGLTEYGTPLGLPELRGLLSVRMADSGVEAYPDQIMLTESGTQALDLVCRLLLEPGDRVLIDDPCYFNFLALFRAHRVEAIGVPRTPAGPDLDAFEAALKEHRPRLYITNSGPHNPTGTVISPVTCHRILRLAEAHDLLIVEDDIFADFEERPAPRLAAFDGLQRVVQIGSFSKTLSASIRCGYIAARTEWADALVDLKLATSFGGGAMSAELLLLLLKEGSYRRHVQTMRNRLSGAMNALIPQLKDIGITPWYMPEAGVFLWCRLPDGIDGAALTRAAWEDGIVLAPGNAFSVSQNCGGLMRFNVAQMQETAIIADLARLLSGSTEMLH
- a CDS encoding MFS transporter, encoding MPRFSVPILALCLFAVTFAVNLQAPLYPAYVASSGFGAMAATVAFAAYVAGLMPTLIFLGGLSDRIGRKVPVVSALLLSGGATLLLALSPGWVQLVIARVLLGAGTGLATTSGTAYMTELMGEARAKQAALMVTSATSLGFGGGALATGLSLMAQGPSFAPASFWLLLLAVPVLVLASLSLPRAWVPHHVSMLRLPVFPAGSAPYGIAMGLSWASTGMTIAVVPLLLDRHGLGAWSGPVIFLALFIGFLCQPLARRMSNPRALRLGLCLIPLGFAGLLSGAALQSIPLILLGTALTSASSYGFTYLSSLSEVSMLAPGSRARATAGLFVYAYWGFSIPVIAAGGLADRIGLVPAMAVFFVAQLVCLAALVFAERSRSTQRVRAAV
- a CDS encoding transposase, producing MTKKRSSIGDDSQHWVGLEQRLPECGVASIFPTDAECRDRLATVRWPAGVTCLKCASKDIGFLEARKTYHCRNCRYQFTVLTGTALHASKLSPQLWFDAAQEYVRWRAKVPGRDFGLQALEEYLGVAYTTARKVRGILREDLSPEGAGLLASCICMEA